The Microbacterium sp. SORGH_AS_0862 genome has a segment encoding these proteins:
- a CDS encoding FAD-binding protein: MTLHNWAGNLTYAGELVSPTTREEAARAVRDADAVRALGTRHSFSAIADTPGILLSTAALPARVEIDPSTRIARVSGGLRYGDVAERLQAEGWALGNLASLPHFSVAGAIATGTHGSGDHNRSLAGSVAGVEILLADGTIRWFRRGDAEFPGVVVSLGALGVVLDVELDVQPTYDIAQTVYERVPWDAALADLAAVTSLGHSVSLFSTWTDPDVADQLWLKARVGEAPAPASVLGAAPASTARHPLPGVSAENCTVQGGVAGPWLERLPHFRLGFTPSQGDELQSEYFVDRRDAPAAIRALRELSPQLVPLLLVNEVRTIAADDLWLSGAYGRYSIGLHFTWRRDEDAVRALLPRIEDALAPYAARPHWGKVFTMAAADIRARYPRFDDAVALRERLDPAGTFRNAFLAALGF, translated from the coding sequence ATGACGCTGCACAACTGGGCCGGCAACCTCACATATGCGGGTGAGCTCGTCTCGCCGACCACCCGGGAGGAGGCGGCCCGCGCGGTGCGGGATGCGGACGCCGTGCGTGCCCTCGGCACCCGGCACTCGTTCTCGGCGATCGCCGACACCCCCGGCATCCTGCTGTCGACGGCGGCGCTGCCGGCACGGGTCGAGATCGATCCGTCGACCCGCATCGCGCGCGTGTCCGGCGGTCTGCGCTACGGCGACGTGGCCGAGCGTCTGCAGGCCGAGGGCTGGGCTCTCGGGAATCTGGCGTCCCTGCCGCACTTCTCGGTCGCCGGCGCCATCGCGACCGGAACGCACGGGTCCGGCGACCACAATCGGTCGCTCGCGGGCTCCGTCGCGGGCGTCGAAATCCTGCTCGCCGACGGCACCATCCGATGGTTCCGTCGCGGCGACGCGGAGTTCCCGGGCGTCGTGGTCTCGCTCGGGGCGCTCGGCGTCGTGCTGGACGTGGAGCTCGACGTCCAGCCGACCTACGACATCGCCCAGACCGTCTACGAGCGCGTGCCGTGGGATGCGGCGCTGGCCGATCTGGCGGCGGTGACCTCGCTCGGCCACAGCGTGAGCCTGTTCAGCACCTGGACGGATCCCGACGTCGCCGATCAGCTCTGGCTCAAGGCTCGCGTGGGAGAGGCTCCCGCACCCGCGTCCGTGCTGGGGGCTGCGCCCGCATCCACAGCCCGCCATCCGCTGCCGGGAGTCTCCGCCGAGAACTGCACCGTTCAGGGCGGGGTCGCGGGCCCGTGGCTCGAGCGCCTGCCGCACTTCCGTCTCGGGTTCACACCGTCGCAGGGTGACGAGCTGCAGAGCGAGTACTTCGTCGACCGCCGTGACGCCCCCGCTGCCATCAGGGCGCTACGCGAGCTGTCGCCGCAGCTCGTCCCGCTCCTCCTCGTGAACGAAGTGCGCACCATCGCCGCCGACGACCTGTGGCTCAGCGGCGCGTACGGTCGCTACTCGATCGGGTTGCACTTCACCTGGCGGCGTGACGAAGACGCTGTGCGCGCCCTGCTCCCCCGCATCGAAGACGCTCTGGCCCCGTATGCAGCCCGCCCCCACTGGGGCAAGGTGTTCACGATGGCGGCGGCCGACATCCGCGCGCGCTACCCGCGCTTCGACGACGCGGTCGCGCTGCGGGAGCGGTTGGATCCGGCCGGGACCTTCCGCAACGCGTTCCTCGCAGCACTCGGATTCTGA
- a CDS encoding MFS transporter, giving the protein MHVSDRVSSLLWRFAPMIYGPTILFALGEGAVIPLVPILAAERGADVAEAAFIASFLVVGQLCGNIPAGWSVARLGERLTMAIGGVLAIAGSVTMLLSPNTAILAVAVFVIGFCAAAFGLARHSFMTTRVPIAFRARALSLLGGSFRFGTFVGPFIAAGLLFAVGDELSAVWFFIVCLVATVLLVLLGPDPEKTAETPDRAPASEDDSGEPVTGSIPVDERAGVFRTMWQHRRVLSRLGVAAASLSAVRSARQVVLPLWGLSLGLDAPTIALVVGVSGAIDFALFYASGQVMDRFGRLWAALPAMILMGTGFLALSLTHDLTSANMWFAMFAAVLGVGNGLSSGILLTLGADVAPKSEPAAFLGSWRTLTDAGGAVAPLLLTALTAITSLSVATGAMGVVGLLGAAAFIRWVPRFVPRRREER; this is encoded by the coding sequence ATGCACGTGTCCGACCGCGTCAGCTCTCTGCTCTGGCGGTTCGCGCCGATGATCTACGGCCCCACGATCCTCTTCGCCCTCGGCGAAGGGGCCGTGATCCCCCTCGTCCCGATCCTCGCCGCAGAGCGCGGAGCGGATGTCGCGGAGGCTGCGTTCATCGCCTCCTTCCTCGTCGTGGGACAGCTCTGCGGCAACATCCCGGCGGGCTGGTCCGTGGCGCGGCTCGGCGAGCGCCTCACGATGGCGATCGGGGGCGTCCTCGCGATCGCCGGCTCCGTGACGATGCTGCTCTCACCGAACACGGCCATCCTCGCCGTCGCCGTGTTCGTGATCGGCTTCTGCGCGGCCGCGTTCGGCCTCGCCCGCCATTCGTTCATGACGACACGCGTCCCGATCGCGTTCCGGGCGCGCGCCCTCTCGCTGCTCGGCGGCTCGTTCCGCTTCGGCACGTTCGTCGGCCCTTTCATCGCGGCGGGCCTCCTGTTCGCCGTCGGTGACGAACTGTCGGCGGTCTGGTTCTTCATCGTCTGCCTCGTCGCCACCGTTCTCCTGGTGCTGCTGGGACCCGACCCGGAAAAGACCGCCGAGACTCCCGACCGGGCGCCCGCGTCCGAAGACGACAGCGGCGAGCCCGTCACCGGCTCGATCCCTGTCGACGAGCGCGCGGGCGTGTTCCGCACGATGTGGCAGCACCGGCGCGTGCTGTCCCGCCTCGGTGTCGCCGCAGCATCCCTCTCGGCCGTCCGGTCCGCGCGTCAGGTCGTGCTGCCGCTGTGGGGGCTCTCCCTGGGTCTCGACGCTCCCACCATCGCGCTCGTCGTCGGCGTCTCCGGGGCGATCGACTTCGCGCTCTTCTACGCGAGCGGTCAGGTCATGGATCGCTTCGGCCGGCTCTGGGCGGCCCTTCCCGCCATGATCCTCATGGGCACCGGTTTCCTCGCGCTGTCCCTCACGCACGACCTGACCTCCGCGAACATGTGGTTCGCGATGTTCGCCGCCGTGCTCGGCGTCGGAAACGGCCTCTCCAGCGGCATCCTGCTCACGCTGGGCGCGGACGTGGCGCCGAAGAGCGAGCCCGCCGCATTCCTCGGCTCGTGGCGCACCCTCACGGATGCGGGCGGTGCCGTCGCTCCGCTTCTGCTCACCGCCCTCACGGCCATCACGTCGCTCTCGGTGGCGACCGGTGCGATGGGCGTGGTGGGATTGCTGGGAGCGGCGGCCTTCATCCGATGGGTGCCCCGTTTCGTACCGCGACGACGCGAGGAGCGCTGA